A genomic segment from Flexistipes sp. encodes:
- the coaD gene encoding pantetheine-phosphate adenylyltransferase: protein MTAIYPGTFDPLTNGHLDIIERGAKMFNHLLVAIAENPGKNPLFTLDERVDSTISATKHLPNVNVEPFSCLLSNFMQKKKINVLLRGLRAVSDFEYELQLALMNRQLNEECETVFLMPNMSYIFLSSSMIREIARLGGDVKKFVPDSVERLIAEKFN, encoded by the coding sequence ATGACCGCTATCTACCCGGGTACTTTTGATCCTCTAACCAACGGTCATCTCGATATTATTGAGCGCGGCGCAAAAATGTTTAACCATCTTCTTGTGGCAATAGCAGAAAATCCCGGTAAAAATCCACTTTTCACTCTTGACGAGCGCGTTGATTCCACCATAAGTGCTACAAAACACCTGCCTAATGTAAACGTTGAGCCGTTCAGCTGTCTGCTCTCCAACTTCATGCAGAAGAAAAAAATAAACGTCCTTTTAAGGGGGTTAAGAGCTGTCTCTGATTTTGAGTACGAACTTCAGCTTGCCCTGATGAACAGACAGCTCAACGAAGAATGCGAAACGGTTTTCCTCATGCCCAATATGAGTTATATCTTCCTGAGCTCAAGCATGATTCGCGAGATAGCAAGATTGGGAGGCGACGTTAAAAAATTCGTTCCTGATTCTGTCGAAAGGCTCATTGCAGAAAAATTTAATTGA
- the rsmD gene encoding 16S rRNA (guanine(966)-N(2))-methyltransferase RsmD, with protein sequence MRVTSGFLKGRQVTLPKSSRIRPTTDKIRLALFSIIQDKIQSAFVLDLFAGSGIFGVEALSRGAGWVDFVDINVSSVKKNTSDIDIKNFRIIKKDFRRFLKSCEKRKYNIVFIDPPYGFYSPREILTLIKNNEILEKNGILIYEEHINNDIDYSGTGMKLTDERRYGDTMIRIFRGEQ encoded by the coding sequence TTGAGGGTAACTTCAGGCTTTTTAAAGGGCAGACAAGTCACTTTGCCGAAATCCTCCAGGATAAGGCCAACCACCGATAAAATAAGATTAGCCTTGTTTTCTATAATTCAGGACAAAATCCAGTCTGCTTTTGTTCTGGATTTGTTTGCCGGTTCCGGAATATTCGGTGTGGAAGCGTTAAGCAGGGGTGCAGGATGGGTTGACTTTGTGGACATAAATGTTTCATCAGTCAAAAAAAACACTTCAGATATCGATATAAAAAACTTCAGAATTATAAAGAAAGATTTCAGAAGATTCCTTAAAAGCTGCGAAAAAAGAAAGTATAATATTGTTTTTATAGACCCCCCCTATGGTTTTTACTCCCCCAGAGAAATCCTGACGTTAATAAAAAATAACGAAATACTTGAAAAAAATGGCATTCTGATTTATGAAGAACATATAAACAACGATATTGATTACTCCGGGACAGGTATGAAATTAACGGATGAGCGAAGATATGGAGACACGATGATTCGTATATTCAGAGGAGAACAATGA
- a CDS encoding radical SAM protein translates to MSKICPVFIPFAGCTNRCLYCDQNSLTGFSQSEITHSVVSQIKTVTSSGSFNKIAFFGGSFTCLREELRQTMYRISREYGFDEIRVSTRPDCINKDIIDELKANCVTEVELGIQTLNDKALSENLRPYDANKALKSLRMSCENFYTVAQVMPGMYSDSADEFLEGFEVLLSLKPRGFRLYPTVIFKNTPLEKYYKVGEYTPLTLSEALQICLYCTAACITNGTEILRIGIPTENLDYSDIAAGPFHPAFGDLIITLALMLYFSESGNNLVSSKDSSRAAGYKSLVKKLSLYKIADGNNLFDMHQVYKFIREQFIEGNFRLFKGQTSHFAEILQDKANHR, encoded by the coding sequence ATGAGTAAGATTTGCCCTGTATTCATCCCATTTGCAGGATGTACTAACAGATGCCTTTATTGTGATCAAAACAGTTTAACCGGGTTCAGTCAATCAGAGATTACTCACTCCGTAGTTTCTCAAATAAAAACCGTTACTTCTTCAGGCAGTTTTAATAAAATTGCCTTTTTCGGCGGAAGCTTTACCTGTCTCCGGGAAGAATTACGGCAAACGATGTACAGAATAAGCCGGGAATACGGATTTGACGAAATAAGGGTATCAACCCGCCCTGACTGTATAAACAAAGATATTATTGATGAATTAAAGGCAAACTGCGTTACAGAAGTGGAGCTGGGTATCCAGACATTGAATGATAAAGCACTCTCTGAAAATTTAAGACCATATGATGCAAACAAGGCTCTCAAATCTTTAAGGATGTCTTGTGAAAACTTTTACACAGTAGCCCAGGTGATGCCCGGAATGTACAGCGATTCAGCAGATGAATTTTTAGAAGGATTTGAAGTTTTGCTTTCACTTAAACCCCGCGGCTTTAGACTCTATCCCACCGTTATCTTTAAAAACACACCTCTGGAAAAATATTACAAAGTCGGTGAATACACTCCTCTGACACTCAGTGAAGCGTTACAGATTTGTCTGTACTGTACTGCAGCGTGCATAACCAACGGAACCGAAATACTGAGAATCGGTATACCCACTGAAAACCTTGACTATTCGGATATCGCAGCAGGCCCTTTTCATCCGGCTTTCGGAGATCTTATAATAACCCTTGCTCTTATGCTCTATTTTAGTGAAAGCGGCAACAACCTCGTCTCATCAAAAGACAGCAGCAGGGCGGCAGGATATAAATCTCTTGTGAAAAAACTTTCATTGTATAAAATAGCTGATGGAAACAATCTGTTTGATATGCACCAGGTTTATAAATTCATCCGGGAGCAATTCATTGAGGGTAACTTCAGGCTTTTTAAAGGGCAGACAAGTCACTTTGCCGAAATCCTCCAGGATAAGGCCAACCACCGATAA